The Procambarus clarkii isolate CNS0578487 chromosome 4, FALCON_Pclarkii_2.0, whole genome shotgun sequence genomic sequence CATAGGAGGTCAGGTCAGGTGTGAGGGTCGACATAGGAGGTCAGGTCAGGTGTTGAGGGTCGACATAGGAGGTCAGGTCAGGTGTTGAGGGTCGACATAGGAGGTCAGGTCAGGTGTGAGGGTCAACATAGGAGGTCAGGTCAGGTGTTGAGGGTCGACATAGGAGGTCAGGTCAGGTGTTGAGGGTCGACATAGGAGGTCAGGTCAGGTGTTGAGGGTCGACATAGGAGGTCAGGTCAGGTGTGAGGGTCAACATAGGAGGTCAGGTCAGGTGTGAGGGTCGACATAGGAGGTCAGGTCAGGTGTTGAGGGTCGACATAGGAGGTCAGGTCAGGTGTTGAGGGTCGACATAGGAGGTCAGGTCAGGTGTGAGGGTCGACAtagcaggtcaggtcaggtgtgaGGGTCGACATAGGAGGTCAGGTCAGGTGTGAGGGTCGACATAGGAGGTCAGGTCAGGTGTGAGGGTCGACATAGGAGGTCAGGTCAGGTGTTGAGGGTCGACATAGGAGGTCAGGTCAGGTGTTGGGGGTCGACATAGGAGGTCAGGTCAGGTGTGAGGGTCGACATGGGAGGTCAGGTCAAGTGAAAGGAACAAAATGATAGTTAGATAAATAActtcacaccaaacacacacagaatgCGAACAAGAAAGTATTAGAGTTTCTAATAATTTCTTTTACGCAGAAAGTATAGAAGTATACCACAAAGAGGGAAGAAGGGAAGAATAACGAAGGGGAAAATATAGAaagaaaagagggaaagagaAAAGGGAATAAAGGAAAAATCACTTTTTTTTAAAGGAAACAATTGTGAAACAAAGACTGAACTTTGGCCACGTGATCATCCATATACctgactccaccacacaccaggtggtcACCCATATACctgactccaccacacaccaggtggtcACCCATATACctgactccaccacacaccaggtggtcACCCATATACctgactccaccacacaccaggtggtcACCCATATACctgactccaccacacaccaggtggtcACCCATATACctgactccaccacacaccaggtggtcACCCATATACctgactccaccacacaccaggtggtcACCCATATACctgactccaccacacaccaggtggtcACCCATATACCTGACTCCACCACACCACGTGCTCACCCGTATACCTGACTCCACCACACCATGAGGTCACCCATATACctgactccaccacacaccaggtggtcACCCATATACctgactccaccacacaccaggtggtcACCCATATACCTGACTCCACCACACCACGTGCTCACCCGTATACCTGACTCCACCACACCACGAGGTCACCCATATACctgactccaccacacaccaggtggtcACCCATATACctgactccaccacacaccaggtggtcACCCATATACctgactccaccacacaccaggtggtcACCCATATACCTGACTCCACCACACCACGTGCTCACCCGTATACCTGACTCCACCACACCACGAGGTCACCCATATACctgactccaccacacaccacatggtTACCCATATACctgactccaccacaccacctggtcaCCCATATACCTGACTCCACCACACCACGTGGCCACGCATATACCTGACTCCACCACACCACGTGGCCACCCATATACctgactccaccacacaccacgaggTCACCCATATACctgactccaccacacaccaggtggtcACCCATATACctgactccaccacacaccaggtggtcACCCATATACCTGACTCCACCACACCACGTGCTCACCCGTATACCTGACTCCACCACACCACGAGGTCACCCATATACctgactccaccacacaccacatggtTACCCATATACctgactccaccacaccacctggtcaCCCATATACCTGACTCCACCACACCACGTGGCCACGCATATACCTGACTCCACCACACCACGTGACCACCCATATACctgactccaccacacaccacgaggTCACCCATATACCTGACTCCACCACACACGTGGCCACCCATATACCTGACTCCACCACACACGTGGTCACCCATATACctgactccaccacacaccacgaggTCACCCATATACCTGACTCCACCACACACGTGGCCACCCATATACCTGACTCCACCACACACGTGGTCACCCATATACCTGACTCCACCACACACGTGGTCACGCATATACctgactccaccacacaccttccaACAGTGTAAACTCTCTGGGTGACAAATGGAGGTATTAAATGAAAGTATTCCAGTGTCAAATTGATGATTTATAAGAAAAGGCTGAAAATATAGTTTTGTTAAGTCTGAAATGTAAACTGTATTTTCACTATATAGATTGAGGATTGTTTTGCACGGGCCTGGCTTTACACAGTTTTCAGGAATACTGCGACCCAGAGGCGGCCTGCGTGGGAAGTTAGtgtgttattgaatatgacctaaagggtttatatatatatatatatatatatatatatatatatatatatatatatatatatatatatatatatatatatatatatatatatatatatatatatatatatatatatatatataactgaaaactcacaccccagaagtgactcgaacccatactcccagaagcaacgcatctggtatgtacaagacgccttaatccacttgaccatcacgaccggacataatgaggtgatagccgaggctatttgaaccaccccaccgccggcactcggatagttatcttgggcatagttatcttgccggcggtggggtggttcaaatagcctcggctatcacctcattatgtccggtcgtgatggtcaagtggattaaggcgtcttgtacataccagatgcgttgcttctgggagtatgggttcgagtcacttctggggtgtgagttttcagttgcatatgtcctggggaccattcaggcttgttcgcatatatatatatatatatatatatatatatatatatatatatatatatatatatatatatatatgaaggggaatacagtgtgtcaaaagctagctacgtggtgctaaaattccccatcacacaggatggttagtcatacagaggcatgtgataagtagtctgcactggcagactctgggcgcattatgaggatatcatcaacacaagagtgaataagatagcagtgatactgagtccccatctcgcaggatggttagtcatacaggccatatgttcagtagctgcactggcaaattttgggtacattatgaggatatcttcaagaacacgcgagtaaataaagtaattgcaaagctccaggtacctcatgccaacgggtctgaatggtctgataactgggaATTCGGTGATGTGGGAGAtcctgccgcagttcctgctcacatagtttgcaactggagtgctcaggattgggagatccgtcacctgcagccacctgccacaggtaacggtaacccaacctgatccttgcaaccactgtgtcacacagtctggtggacgttttgtgctgcccatagatataggttttatATCTAAATAAATTATAGCTttatatactggtgctttcaggtcgttgggagtcagtaatttattTCCTATCAGACCCGAGtctttggaacaatatagttttgacagcagagatgggatacctagatctaattcaacttaatctttgttacacgctaatttggctgcactgtctgtctcattatgatgggttatatttatgtgtgaaggtatctatacaaaggagattcgagaccctttactctgtgcagcgattaagtcatttataattggtagtgtgaggttcttgctgtcgatcttctaggagaagttttcgattgcttgaagagcagactttgaatcacaaaatattattcctcctccaatgttactgacagtctttgtgcaaatattatttctataaaacctacatgctgctgcagtccgtccagtagaagattggactgagccatcggtgtagacacagtgctcgtgagatcttaaattctcgatggaggagggaattgtttcaagtgtgacagctttgagaagagcaagattctcatttcctttcttggtgacaggtgtgtatgatacttgaattgaggggcacagataaagaggaatattggagacaggtagattgcacttaaaaaggaatgttgagtttgatgagattgtaggcatttttgATCAGCCAttgatcataaaaggagtgagttggtatgtcggcaccagttaaTAGGGTGTTAACTATACTATAACTATAACTATTAGAcactttttttattaatacattcggTACATCTGCCTTTgttcagctgccctagactatatgaaggggtgtccagtgtgtcaaaaaatctagctacgtggtgctaaaaaatcCCGATCTGAAGACACTGATATTTATAAACGCCCAATAAACTCTACGGACTTTAGGATGTGCATTTCATTACCTTGGACTTCATGAAAGGGGTGCAGACCCCCCATTGACCTTCAAGGGGGATCAGAGGGGCCCATCCCGACCACCATGGttctgtttgtttgtttgtttctcaGCATGactctctctgtttctgtttgTTTCCCAGCATGATTTTGTTTGTCTCTCAGTTCTTCCCGTTCTCTCAttctccctctttccttccctctcttccatTTCCTTCCCTTCATCCAATTTCCCTACAACCTATTTTCCCTCCTTCCATTTCCCCTCTCACCCATTCTCCCTCACACCGATTTCCCCTCCCTTCAATTTTCCCTCCTTctgtcccttcctccttcccatctgtctctctccctccatcactcccattctctctccctctttcccgtccaaccacttgggctggacggtagagcaacaggtctcgcttcatgcaggtcggcgttcaatccccgaccattcaagtggttgggccaccattcctttcccctcccgtcccatcccaaatccttatcctgacccttcccagtgctatatagtcataatggcttggcgcctacCCCTAAAAATTCCTTTTCCCTCTTTCTACCATTCTCccttcttctctccctctctcccatccgTTCTCCCTTCCTCCGTCTCTCCCTCTGCCCTTCTCTATGCTATTGTGACTAGGGGGTAatcttacctatgttaccttagtcGTTCACTCCCCAACAGGTGAAACGTTCCGGCGCTCTGAATCGACTTGCCATTCAGTGCAAATATTTCCTTATTAGAACGATTTCTGTGAACTGTGTCGATGGCCATCGACATGACGCCTCGACCCTGCTGACAGTCCCAAAGGCGTCCTCGGTGGAGTGGTCGACAGGGAGTCGATCAGACGGGCTCCTTGGAGGAGCTGGTAGTGGGCAATTTTCCTGAGGTGGTTACCTAGTGGTGGTTCCCTTGATGAGCAGAGTAGTAGTGGTCTGGCCTCTGtccaggaccagattcacgaagcagttacgcaagtacttaccaatgtgtacatctttcctcaatttttgacggctttggttacatttattaaacagtttacaagcatgaaaacttgccaatcaactgttgttattgttataaacagccacctggtgcttcggagctcattaactgtttaataattgcaaacaaagccgccaaagattgagaaaagatgttcaggttcgtaagtgcttgcgtaacggcttcgtgaatctggcagcaggcctcttggttggtggtctggtcaaccaggttgttagacgcagcagcttgcagcctgacgtataaatcaCAGCGGGATTGATCATGTGGCTTGTCAGAACAAAAGAGTAATGGAAATTACTCTCGTACTGTTATTTacgcaggtgggtacaggaacagtcGACGGCTGATTCTTGTTAGAAGGCTGAGAGTTTTCTCATACCATAGCTTATAGTAAGCCTAACCCACTGGATTTCCTGTAATTCgaccagccagttgtttaacagcttggtacctattcactgctgggtgaacccaGGCGTACAATTAAGGATTGGTGCCAAGTCAATCCACCCCggacaggatacgaacccaggccaaattgcTCGCGAAGTGCCGAGCGAGTGTCTACCACCATCAGACCAGATCATTCTTAGATCAGAACAGCATCAGACCCCCACACACATGCACCACCAACACTTACAATCCTCGTACTTACAATCCCCCAGAAAGACAGCCAGGAATCCTCCAGCCGCAGCATTCAGCTGTGGCCGAGAACACACAGCGTAGGTCTTAAACAGACGACTGGAAAGAAGTGTTGAGTAAGCCGATTTCGGTAAGTCGGCTTACAAGGACCGCCAGCAGCGCGTGTTTACACAAATATTGTGTTTTGGTGGGGTTTGTCAGCTGATTTGTGTTGGTTTATTTCCTCTGGTCATTACTGTGTGGGATGGTATTTAGTGGTTCTGatcacgtgtgtgtatgtgtgtgtgtgtgtgtgtgtgctcgcctaGATACACTCCCCTAGATATACTCGCCTACCtgggcttgcaggatcgagctaggCTCttagtccggtcctcgaccagacctccaccccaggaagcagcctgtgacagctgactaacacccaggtacctatttactgctaggtaacaggtgcatcagggtgaaagaaactcattgAAACGCCATTGAAACTCATTGAAACGTGAAAGAaacgcccattgtttctcgccggcgcccgggatcgaacccaagctAAAGGGGGACTACAAGAGACAATAACGTGGGATTCCATAAGAGTTTGGACCTCTGCCTGCCAAGTGATGAAACTCGTTGCATTATATTGGTTTGTAGGAAAAGTTTGCACTTAGTGAAGCCGTTATTAatgctggcgatgagtcacaataacgtggctaaagtatgttgatcagaccacacactagaaggtgaagggacgacgacgtttcggtccgtcctggaccattctcaagtcgattgtgagaatgtcacaatcgacttgagaatggtccaggacggaccgaaacgtcgtcgtcccttcaccttttagtgtgtggtctgatcaaccgtTATTAATGGTTCGGTATTATATGGTCCGGAGTTCACTGCTCTAGGGAGCTGTGGCGCTCTGGAACAACATTGGCTTATATATCTGAGCAGAAAGCAAGCTGAActgctttttctctctctctccaagtctTGCTCCTCATCTCTGTCCTCTTACTCTCTCGGCAGCTTTAAACTCTGTTGGGTATTCTGCTCGAGCTGCCGATTCTTCCAGTCACCAGCACTCGATCTCACGGAGTTATCAGCTGCGTCTTAGACATGTGCACTCTTTCTTTTCTGCTTCCTTGCGTCCCTGTCGTTCCTCCTCACTTGCGTCCCTATCTGTCTTTCCTCTCCACTTGCGTCCCTGTTTGTGGCTTCGGACTATGGTGACATCTTTGTTATCGAAAACTAACAACATCTCATCTGAAATCGGTGTCGCTTTATGCCTGAGTTTAgaagtccaagagctagagcaaCTTTACAGGAGCTGTAAACTGCAGCTGGAAGCCTGGCAGACGTTACACTACAAAGGGATATTATCCCAGCTCACATCCAGCCCTTGAATCCTAGCTCATATACATTTGctacaactacaacaactactGCTATAACTACTACTATAACTACAACAATTAatacaacaactactactacaacaattaatacaacaactactactacaacaCCTACTATAACCACTACTAATGAAACTCCCGTGGGGAAAGTTATCTTCCGGGAACAGCGAGTTACTAATCCCACCAATAGATGGCGGTAAATCCTAATATTTACTAACTGGCAACTGGACAAAGATAGAGTTTCGCATCTCGTAAGTTAGCGTAACGACTTCGTTATTATATATTTTACTCCGAAAAGCACCAAAAAAATgggtttaaaatataaattggAATGATAAATGTAAATTGTGATGACATTTAACAATTAAATGAGACACCATATGTCACCGGAGAATGATAGTTCAATCCCTTTCAAGGGTCAGTCATTCGTTAATGACTGAGAACTGCCAGTAGTCAGACGTTATTCATCAGTGGTCGTACGACCCCTGCCAAGGGTCAATAATTCATAGGGATAGTATAGACCCGCTTTGGATCAATAATCATTCGTCAGTAGTGAATGGAGACCCGCTAAGGGTCGTTAGTCGGGAACGCGTCGTTGGATTAGTGGTTAACTAGTCGTTTACTAGTCGTTGAAGAATATTCGTAGTGGGGATTCGACTCAAGTCACTGGTGTAGCCACGGGTCGTCCGACGCACGTATTCCTACGTCGTTACTACCTGCATCGTCCCTTCCTACGACGTCACAGCCTGCGCCGTCCCTTCCTACGACGTCACAGCCTGCGTCGTCCCTTCCTACGTCGTCACAGCCTGCGTCGTCCATTCCTACGACGTCACAGCCTGCGTCGTCCCTTCCTACGTCGTCACAGCCTGCGTCGTCACAGCCTGCGTCGTCCATTCCTACGACGTCACAGCCTGCGCCGTCCCTTCCTACGACGTCAGAGCCTGCGTCGTCTCTTCCTACGACGTCACAGCCTGCGTCGTCCCTTCCTACGACGTCACAGCCTGCGTCGTCCCTTCCTACGACGTCACAGCCTGCGTCGTCCCTTCCTACGTCGTCACAGCCTGCGTCGTCCCTTCCTACGACGTCACAGCCTGCGTCTTCCCTTCCTACGACGTCACAGCCTGCGTCGTCCCTTCCTACGACGTCACAGCCTGCGTCGTCCCTTCCTACGACGTCACAGCTTACGTCGTCACAGCCTGCGTCGTCCCTTCCTACGACGTCACAGCCTGCGTCGTCCCTTCCTACGACGTCACAGCCTGCGTCGTCCCTTTCTACGACGTCACAGCCGGCGTCGTCACAGCCTGCGTCGTCCATTCCTACGACGTCACAGCCTGCGTCGTCCCTTCCTACGTCGTCACAGCCTGCGTCGTCCCTTCCTACGTCTTCACAGCCTGCGTCATCCCTTCCTACGACGTCACAGCCTGCGTCGTCTCTTCCTACGACGTCACAGCCTGCGTCGTCCCTTCCTACGACGTCACAGCCGGCGTCGTCCCTTCCTACGACGTCACAGCCTGCGTCGTCCCTTCCTACGTCGTCACAGCTTGCGTCGTCCCTTCCTACGACGTCACAGCCTGCATCGTCCCTTCCTACGACGTCACAGTCTGCGTCGTCCCTTCCTACGACGTCACAGCCGGCGTCGTCCCTTCCTGCGACGTCACAGTCTGCGTCGTCACTGAAACCTTGActtcaccaccacatacactTTGACTTCTGTAAACACCGCGTGATGATCCTATATAGCCCAGACCATTGTCTACCCCGCCCCCAAGACACCCTCTCCTGGAACCACCAATTGATTCCTTTCCTATCTGTAATTTAATTGCCCAATTACATATTGATTGGAGTTTGGAAATGTCTCAATAACCCCCCGATTATCAAGCAGGAAAACCCAACATTTACCGGTAGGTGATGTAGATTAATCAACCGTTTTGTAAGTGTTGCAGTAGATTTGGCAGTAGAAGAGTTTGTGCAACATTCCTACTCAACTGAAAGCTGGAGCTATTTGACTAATATTAATACATGTGGGGTCCTGCAGGCTTGGACAGGCCGCAGCCTGTAACCTGCAGCTTGAGTTTTTCCTCCTACAGTCATTGCTACAGTTACAACAACCACTTATTCTACAACTACTACAAGTTCAACTACTAAAACTACAACTATATAATTACTAGAACAACTGCTACTGCATTGCTACAACAATTACTACAATTTACTACCTACTTTTAGTAACAGTAGCACGATATACTAGTTAGCTCATTAAACAACAAGCTAACTAGTATATTGTGGTACTGTTACTAGTAGTAGGAGGTAGTAAATAGTCGTAGTAATTGTTGCTACTACTAAAGTAACTGTAGTAGTAGTTGCTACTACAGTGCTACATccctagtgtgtatatatatatatatatatatatatatatatatatatatatatatatatatatatatatatatatatatatatatatatatgatactttaatttatatttatgATACTAAATGTGATACTTTAACGAATCACAATAATTCTACTTAAATGCTGTTTAATGATTTACTATTTTCTTAATTATTCCTGTCGAAAGATGTAATACATGGTCTATTTTCACACAGTAATTACGTATTGAGGAGGACTGAAGATGCATAATTTCAAGCGCTAGAATGAAAAAAAATGATTCTATATTTAAATCCCCACGACGAGTCTGTTGGTTGTAAGTGGATCTTAAAGAACCCGTCGTCTGATAGGTTCaggtgatgagctaatcagagcctGAGGATGAAGGACACTGACTTCGATGTCTTCTCCTTGAGAGAGCTGGACATCGAGTGAGCTCCTCACTCCGCAGCTAGACAGATAGTCTCTTATCAGTCATTAGACGTGTGGCTGATTGGTGGATCATTCAGCCCTCGACCAATCAAAACAAGCTTCGTTGTTTACCTTTCTTTGGCTAGCACACATCACGCGATAAAATGTTACAAGTAATGTCAAGGGTTTGTTGAGCTCTTGCTTTTTCCACCTCTAAAGTACAAAATTTTATAATTAAATGAAACCTCTTTCATAACCAGTTTATTAAGTGAACTAAAATACTCTCCATCAGTTATTAATGGTAGGAATGGTATATATTTAGCTTTCACATGGACCAGACAACACTGTAAATTTTAATGTGGCTTCCAGCTCAGCTACTCAGCACACTGAGGACAAAGTGTGATGACGCCTTAGTTATGTTTGGCACTTCCAACATCACTTTTGAGAAACTCTCTCCACTTGAAGTAGGGCAACTGTTGGAAGCCTTAAAGATAAGCATTTGCCAACTCTGTTGAACTTTGTCGTGATCTGTGATAATTGTCATACCTAAAATAACACCCAATGCAGCTCAGTATTTAATCACGATTGAGAACCAATGTtgaagatgatgagtcacaataacatggctgaagatatgatgactaaaCCATACACTAGATGATGAGGagatgacgacgacgtttcggtccatcctggacgttTATCAAGTTGCATCTTTCAcacacgacttgagaatggtccaggacggaccgaaacgtcgtcgtcccttcactttctagtgtgtggtctggtcaacagacacAATGTTGTTGTTCTCGCACAGAAGATCTCGTGAAATCCTGCGCCAGGGATCAATACAGCCAAACCTGAATTTGCTCACCTTTTCCCATTTCGGCATTTTACAAAATGTTCACTGCCTTTTACAGTTATTTTTCTCTTTATtgccaataaataaaaataagaTTACATTTTCTTTATCACTCTGTTATGAGCTGTTTAGTTACTTTATCAACATCATTTCCCTTGTTTCATCACACTCTTGTTGATCATCTGTGTTCGTTGTGTCTTTAAGGGTGCAAACAaaggttgcaggcgatgagtcacaataacgtggctgaagaatgttgaccagaccacacactagaaggtgaagggacgacgacgtttcggtccgtcctggatcattctcaagtcgattgtgaatcgagaatggtccaggacggaccgaaacgtcgtcgtcccttcaccttctagtgtgtggtctggtcaacgttgcCTAAAGTTGCATACAAAGCTGTTCATGACATGTTGATAAGACCAAGTCACAGACGTTATTCACACATTAAATGGATGTGATGCAGAATCTAATTCTCAGGAGGAGTAACAATCCTTCAGAGCGCGACATACAGTCACCTTCCCCGGAATAAAGAGTTCTTTCAGAAGAAAATATTTGGTGTACGACAGTGGAATCGAACCAGCGTTCTTGGGGTCACTCCAGACTCACGCATTACCCACTGGACCACGATGTCCTTAAAAAGCAACCCAATCTGAAGTCCGACCGAAAATACAAGGAGTTTAAAGATACCGGATAAAGATAAAGTTGGCTGATACCCAACCCAGTATTTTTCCCTATAACCCGCTTGCACTGTGGTGCTGAAAAATGAAGTTCTTCACCAAACGCTTCTGTCAAatacacaatagcgtgatatatttaTGTATGAGAGGCCGATGGAATCGTTCTGATCCAAAGATTTGATCATATattatgctattgtgatttcctcTTGTGCTCTGCTGTCATTTTccagatgctgagagacggagttgTGTTCCATTACCTTGCAATGTTGCACTGTATTAATTAACGGCCAAAACATTGCAAGTACGCCAGTGAAAATTAACAgtagaagggaattatcaggggggaaagcgccaagccgttacgactatatagcactggggaaAATTAAGAAGTGTTGTGTTTACAGTGAAGACCAATGGGATATTTTCCTACGAGATGCCTCGGGACAAGATGCCGGTGGGTTGTCCAGGTGGCGAGACAACCTCTGACAAGAACCATCTTGAGCATCGTCAGTTTGACGATTTAAGACGATAAACAACAATTATATATATCCCATTACTTTGCTTTTTTATATACTA encodes the following:
- the LOC138370469 gene encoding adhesive plaque matrix protein-like: MIVQSLSRPRVVRRTYSYVVTTCIVPSYDVTACAVPSYDVTACVVPSYVVTACVVHSYDVTACVVPSYVVTACVVTACVVHSYDVTACAVPSYDVRACVVSSYDVTACVVPSYDVTACVVPSYDVTACVVPSYVVTACVVPSYDVTACVFPSYDVTACVVPSYDVTACVVPSYDVTAYVVTACVVPSYDVTACVVPSYDVTACVVPFYDVTAGVVTACVVHSYDVTACVVPSYVVTACVVPSYVFTACVIPSYDVTACVVSSYDVTACVVPSYDVTAGVVPSYDVTACVVPSYVVTACVVPSYDVTACIVPSYDVTVCVVPSYDVTAGVVPSCDVTVCVVTETLTSPPHTL